A part of Candida albicans SC5314 chromosome 2, complete sequence genomic DNA contains:
- a CDS encoding uncharacterized protein (Putative 66S pre-ribosomal particle component; Hap43-induced; F-12/CO2 early biofilm induced), with amino-acid sequence MTSVRKRKMARSSVKKNTRRTKDKQRNINIHSNPIIEANWDKSLTLKQNYKRLGLRAKLGRSAGGDERKVESLSELQAKREKNQKNQSKHVPTVSEIENLDDPSRIPEGEARLIRDPETNEVIKVIYGTMKVDDKDESEEEIENPSVIKQLEEYAEKNSKIKKERHQSERENDWIKSLYEKYGDDYDKMKWDKKLNIYQQSAGDLKRRIIKWKKANGI; translated from the coding sequence ATGACATCTGttagaaagagaaagatgGCTCGTTCATCGGTGAAGAAAAACACCAGAAGAACCAAAGATAAACAACGTAATATCAACATACATTCCAACCCCATAATCGAAGCAAATTGGgataaatcattaactttgaaacaaaattataAGAGATTAGGTCTTAGAGCCAAATTAGGAAGATCTGCTGGTGGTGATGAACGAAAAGTTGAAAGTTTATCTGAATTACAAGCCAAACGAGAGAAGAACCAGAAGAATCAACTGAAACATGTGCCTACTGTATCAGAAATTGAGAATTTGGACGATCCTTCACGTATTCCAGAAGGTGAAGCAAGATTAATAAGAGACCCTGAAACAAATGAAGTGATAAAGGTTATTTATGGGACTATGAAAGTCGATGACAAAGATGAATcggaagaagaaattgaaaacccATCAGTCATCAAACAATTAGAAGAATATGctgaaaaaaatagtaaaatcaaaaaggaAAGACATCAATcagaaagagaaaatgaTTGGATCAAAAGCTTGTATGAAAAATATGGCGATGATTACGATAAAATGAAATGggataaaaaattaaacatCTATCAACAATCCGCTGGTGatttaaaaagaagaataattAAATGGAAAAAGGCAAATGGTATATAG
- a CDS encoding iron-sulfur cluster assembly protein (Ortholog(s) have 4 iron, 4 sulfur cluster binding, ATPase activity, role in iron-sulfur cluster assembly, tRNA wobble uridine modification and Nbp35-Cfd1 ATPase complex, cytoplasm localization) → MSSELLQEVPKSIEHVKHIILILSGKGGVGKSSVTTQVALTLVNKGFNVGVLDIDLTGPSLPRMFGVENKQVHQSTQGWVPVSVYNNNNNQGTDSKRGNLSLMSLGFLLGDRGNSVVWRGPKKTAMIKQFLKDVVWGSTETPLDYLLIDTPPGTSDEHIAIAEELRWANPIDGAIIVTTPQQVATADVRKEINFCKKVNFQILGIVENMSGFICPHCSECTNIFSSGGGKALSEQLNLTYLGNVPIDPQFVELVELQNEQENKKLIELYDDCELKPILNGIVDKILDKNLPSRI, encoded by the coding sequence ATGTCGTCGGAATTATTACAGGAAGTCCCCAAATCCATAGAACATGTCAAACatattattttaattttgtctGGTAAAGGCGGTGTTGGAAAATCTTCAGTTACGACACAAGTTGCATTAACATTAGTCAATAAGGGGTTTAATGTTGGAGTTTTAGATATCGATCTAACGGGACCATCATTACCGAGAATGTTTGGAGTGGAAAACAAACAAGTACATCAATCAACACAAGGATGGGTACCTGTTTCTGTgtataataacaataataatcaagGAACAGATTCTAAACGTGGGAACCTTTCATTAATGTCCTTAGGGTTTTTGTTGGGCGATAGAGGTAATTCAGTTGTATGGAGAGGTCCTAAAAAAACTGCTATGATCAAACAGTTCTTGAAGGATGTAGTATGGGGCAGTACAGAAACCCCCTTGGATTATTTACTAATAGATACTCCACCTGGTACATCTGATGAACATATTGCTATTGCCGAAGAGTTACGATGGGCAAACCCTATCGATGGTGCTATTATAGTCACCACGCCACAACAGGTTGCCACTGCTGATGTCCGTAAAGAGATAAACTTTTGTAAAAAAGTCAATTTTCAGATATTGGGTATAGTAGAGAATATGTCTGGGTTTATATGTCCACATTGTTCTGAGTGTACTAATATTTTCTCAAGTGGAGGTGGTAAGGCTTTGAGtgaacaattaaatttgaCATATTTGGGTAACGTTCCTATCGATCctcaatttgttgaattagtGGAGTTGCAGAATGAgcaagaaaacaaaaagttgaTTGAATTGTATGATGATTGTGAATTGAAACCTATACTAAACGGGATCGTTGACAAAATACTAGATAAGAATCTACCATCTAGAATTTGA
- a CDS encoding uncharacterized protein (Ortholog(s) have SNAP receptor activity and role in ER to Golgi vesicle-mediated transport, retrograde vesicle-mediated transport, Golgi to ER, vesicle fusion), with protein sequence MSFRYSAAGGAHQRDLRTQLFSSPSVGIRTPSKTPPSRTASPYDPSPNNNQAKYNESLLNSLESQNNEEMDTMGQKVAMLKNLGEKMGVEINKSIKLNDDITNGFEKGKITLKNTYNKMIVMSQRAGITWKMWGMVFLIVFLWFFYVWLF encoded by the coding sequence ATGAGTTTTAGATATTCAGCTGCAGGCGGCGCCCATCAACGAGATTTAAGAACACAATTATTTAGCAGTCCATCAGTGGGAATACGTACACCATCGAAAACTCCACCACTGCGAACAGCATCACCATACGATCCATCACCGAATAACAATCAAGCCAAATATAACgaatcattattaaattcattGGAACTGCAgaataatgaagaaatgGATACTATGGGTCAAAAAGTTGCcatgttgaaaaatttaggGGAAAAAATGGGGGtagaaataaataaactgATTAAATTAAACGATGATATAACTAATGGGTttgaaaaaggaaaaattaCTTTAAAGAATACatataataaaatgatAGTTATGAGCCAAAGAGCAGGTATAACTTGGAAAATGTGGGGCATGGTATTTTTGATTGTATTCCTATGGTTTTTCTATGTTTGGTTATTTtaa
- a CDS encoding uncharacterized protein (Protein of unknown function; induced by alpha pheromone in SpiderM medium) — protein sequence MAERGSSNHNRGASAHHSTKRSSKYKEYQPKFTPVIPLPSTECFQLDYILNNVLAKESEQVNSDLLQVALNFQNDLRKEIKYKLSIEQRIQFKNIEIAKTASSLNKTILERKKKLHKCISNSKNDHIDSNMIDSEVNQLLKTASETSHKVKSLISRLTDLDKKLRGENKDNLVMVRKEIYPNLYRLMNKQEIQEDEVQDVETHDVTAPYESYFDSSLVSTGRRNNFIQDSLNEINSSVDTDTSGVLTTQEGQPEIIPTTNSSVLLNSLHSISNLNQDEEDKDNNSKDITEEEYLDPVQFESFMKSSIAKYRKSQNKKHLDPFKNITTSETNSEPKNQASNPLTLLYSQLISNPKYIDSQRNGQYPFSNIVTIKSSATTKSTESISHHKKLRINGAPITSESLRRNKEKCKCSIADREASNKTLEDALLEQLNISDHDLDGDEVWNSSELNSEEDDYNEENTVDELLSSESSDSDSSSIDEYSPINSTNQYYNNFKSDLKQKKRDKLSKRKTTTSKRKNRRSISLDTRELSPTPKHVPSHRILKPKRSILKSNSNNTQRFSKENSPFRKAGFVTDQLDDILSEEVSALSEVNNAYGSKTDNKTTNLTVQGTIIPFKNTNPNDEDSEQDTTKEGIKHMNSLSLLRTYVS from the coding sequence ATGGCTGAAAGAGGTCTGAGCAATCATAATCGTGGTGCGCTGGCTCACCACTCTACGAAAAGGTCATCCAAATACAAAGAGTACCAACCAAAGTTTACCCCGGTTATACCATTACCATCGACAGAATGTTTCCAATTAGATTATATATTAAACAATGTATTAGCCAAAGAAAGTGAACAGGTAAACTCAGATCTATTACAAGTTGCATTGAACTTTCAAAATGATTTGCGTAAGGAGATCAAATACAAATTACTGATAGAACaaagaattcaattcaagaaCATTGAAATTGCCAAAACTGCCAGTAGCTTGAATAAAACCATTTTagaaaggaagaaaaaactaCATAAATGCATACTGAATTCGAAAAACGATCATATTGATTCTAATATGATTGATTCTGAAGTAAACCAATTACTTAAAACAGCTAGTGAGACAAGTCATAAAGTGAAAAGTTTGATAAGTAGGTTAACTGATTTGGATAAGAAATTGCGTGGGGAGAACAAAGATAATTTGGTTATGGTGAGGAAGGAAATTTATCCCAACTTGTATCGATTAATGAATAAGCAGGAAATACAAGAAGATGAGGTTCAGGATGTTGAAACACACGATGTTACAGCACCTTACGAGAGCTATTTTGACTCGAGTCTTGTTTCCACCGGCagaagaaacaattttatACAGGATTCcttaaatgaaattaattcaaGTGTTGATACTGACACTTCTGGCGTACTTACCACCCAAGAAGGGCAGCCAGAAATAATACCCACAACAAACTCACTGGTTCTATTAAATTCATTACATTCAATTTCGAATTTGAATCAAGATGAGGAAGACAAGGACAATAACTCTAAAGACATCACTGAAGAGGAATATCTTGATCCAGTACAATTCGAATCATTTATGAAATCGAGTATAGCAAAGTATCGAAAGtcacaaaacaaaaaacatCTTGATCCGTTCAAGAACATCACTACGAGTGAAACCAATTCAGAGCCCAAAAATCAAGCATCTAACCCATTAACATTGTTATATTCACAACTTATATCCAATCCCAAGTACATTGATTCACAAAGAAATGGACAATATCCATTTTCCAATATTGTAACGATTAAATCATCAGCTACTACTAAACTGACTGAACTGATTTCACATCACAAGAAGTTGCGTATTAATGGGGCACCTATCACTTCAGAGAGTCTACGAAGGAATAAGGAGAAATGCAAATGTTCCATAGCTGATAGGGAAGCTTCGAACAAAACACTTGAGGATGCATTATTGGAACAGTTGAATATCAGTGACCATGACTTGGATGGTGATGAGGTTTGGAACAGTTCAGAATTAAACTCCGAGGAAGACGATTATAACGAGGAAAATACCGTGGATGAACTTCTTTCGTCCGAATCATCTGATCTGGACTCATCGTCTATAGATGAATACTCTCCAATCAATTCGACTAACcaatattataataacTTCAAGTCAGATTTAAAACAGAAGAAAAGGGATAAACTatccaaaagaaaaaccacAACAAGTAAGAGAAAGAATAGGCGGTCCATATCATTAGATACAAGGGAGTTATCTCCTACTCCAAAACATGTGCCGTCGCATCGAATTTTGAAACCGAAAAGGTCGATTTTGAAATCTAACTCCAATAACACCCAAAGATTCTCAAAGGAAAATTCACCATTCCGAAAAGCTGGTTTTGTTACTGATCAATTGGATGATATACTATCTGAAGAAGTGAGTGCTTTATCAGAAGTAAATAATGCATATGGTTCTAAAACAGATAACAAGACAACCAATTTAACTGTCCAAGGAACAATTATTCCTTTCAAAAATACGAACCCCAATGATGAAGACAGCGAGCAGGATACTACGAAAGAGGGTATTAAGCACATGAACTCGTTGTCACTTCTCAGAACGTATGTGCTGTGA
- the YEA4 gene encoding Yea4p (Putative uridine diphosphate-N-acetylglucosamine (UDP-GlcNAc) transporter; required for cell wall chitin synthesis; induced by alpha pheromone in SpiderM medium) — MRSLTYISISGWLNILLQVFGGCCSNVFVLEDLLYNNKSEYSLGTLVTFSQFLITSILSIPISTKGFIRPTVPVSRWIFPVVLYFLTSLLNNLVWQFDITVPMHIIFRSSGTVVTMLVGYFFGNKRYSKHQIVSSIFMTLGTIMATLPEGNSLSIEINIKFLTGILILTIASVISAFMGLYSELIYKQYGNQWHESLFYNHFLALPLFVFVSPTIYREFGVVLQSKQVTLGAFKFPRQLLSLTVNVLTQFICTKGVNMLAGETSALTVTVVLLVRKFVSLILSVIFYGSYMSTSGMIGSIIVFGSAAYYSISGISDRKIIEVKKET; from the coding sequence ATGAGATCACTCACTTATATTTCAATCTCTGGATGGTTAAATATCTTGTTACAAGTTTTCGGAGGTTGTTGCAGCAATGTATTTGTACTAGAGGATTTGctatataataataaactgGAATATTCGTTAGGTACTTTGGTGACATTTAGTCAATTCCTAATAACATCAATACTTTCCATACCTATTAGCACCAAAGGGTTCATTAGACCGACAGTTCCCGTATCAAGATGGATTTTCCCTGTTgtactttattttttaacttcacttttgaataatttggtGTGGCAGTTTGACATAACAGTCCCAATGCATATCATATTCCGATCTAGTGGGACAGTAGTCACCATGTTGGTTGGATATTTTTTCGGTAATAAAAGATACAGTAAGCATCAGATagtttcttcaattttcatGACTTTGGGTACAATTATGGCAACACTACCAGAAGGAAATTCCCTACTGATCGAAATCaacattaaatttttaaccgggatattgattttgacaATTGCAAGTGTAATTTCGGCATTTATGGGATTGTATAgtgaattgatttataaaCAGTACGGGAATCAATGGCATGAAAGTTTATTTTACAATCATTTTTTGGCATTGCCCTTGTTTGTATTTGTGTCTCCAACCATTTATAGAGAGTTTGGTGTTGTCTTACAGAGTAAACAAGTTACACTAGGTGCATTTAAGTTTCCTAGACAGTTATTAAGTTTGACTGTAAATGTGTTGACACAGTTTATATGCACCAAGGGAGTGAACATGCTTGCTGGGGAAACAAGTGCGTTGACAGTCACTGTCGTATTATTAGTGAGAAAGTTTGTTAGTTTGATCCTTAGCGTGATATTCTATGGCAGCTACATGTCGACGCTGGGGATGATCGGCTCAATTATTGTGTTTGGCAGTGCAGCATATTACAGCATTAGTGGGATTTCTGATAGAAAAATTATAGAagtaaagaaagaaacataa
- a CDS encoding uncharacterized protein (Ortholog of S. cerevisiae/S. pombe Lsb5; predicted role in actin cortical patch localization, actin filament organization, endocytosis; flow model biofilm induced; Spider biofilm repressed) yields the protein MPLFSDHAYTSITIKINQLADPKRNDEIDDSIELYLSDLIELIKVQSNSGAVEAARAIRKKIKYGDSRAEQLRALQILELLVLNGGPSIGPIIARDDKLLDVLKGIINGTARTGVGVEYDCKVQKRVVAMAIGWKTELDGLDGYKYMQSLYKAIPRRKRVSSSHSGHRDRDVYDSDENSEDVLDPYADDAQLDSHASNRNVSSPRTPRSPPPPRPSTKSPYASGKKNDDKDKKKNKKKKKKKRGLVYADEEFEIPQINYKVEAPKIRELIANCYTHTTALNNLLLQLPADESPLDNDKTLEEFAKCKKIRRKVLSYLQYVGAGSPEAKSSEVAALDEEFLGSLIGANEQLVESFKRFDFRAGYSKDNPAPNYDDESDSDESYYTSEESEEEPDDVEEQDENSISARLQNATLQSKSPPPPRPSKPSNLQSSFQPRPKLDKVETSESIEGNPFGDRNAVTKSVYD from the coding sequence ATGCCCTTGTTTAGTGATCATGCATACACTTCCATCACTATaaaaatcaaccaattgGCTGATCCCAAGAGAAATGACGAAATTGATGACTCCATAGAATTGTACTTGtctgatttgattgaattgataaaaGTCCAGTCTAATTCTGGTGCTGTAGAAGCAGCACGAGCAATTCgaaagaaaatcaaatatggGGATAGTAGGGCAGAGCAATTGAGAGCCTTACAGATCTTGGAGCTATTGGTATTGAATGGTGGTCCCTCAATTGGACCAATTATTGCTCgtgatgataaattattggaTGTGTTGAAAGGAATTATTAATGGAACAGCACGAACAGGAGTTGGTGTTGAATATGATTGTAAAGTTCAAAAAAGAGTGGTGGCTATGGCTATTGGTTGGAAGACTGAATTGGATGGATTGGATGGTTACAAATATATGCAATCTTTGTATAAGGCAATTCCAAGAAGAAAGCGTGTTTCCTCCAGTCATCTGGGGCATCGTGATAGAGATGTATATGATAGTGACGAAAATTCGGAGGATGTGTTAGATCCGTATGCTGATGATGCTCAACTCGATTCTCATGCAAGTAACAGAAACGTTTCTTCGCCACGTACACCAAGATCTCCACCCCCACCAAGACCCTCTACTAAATCACCATATGCCTCTGGCAAGAAAAATGATGACAAAgacaaaaagaagaataagaagaaaaagaagaaaaagagaggACTTGTTTATGCTGATGAGGAATTCGAGATTCCccaaatcaattacaaaGTTGAAGCACCAAAGATTAGAGAGTTGATAGCCAATTGTTATACTCATACAACAGCcttgaacaatttgttATTACAATTACCTGCAGATGAGTCACCATTGGACAACGATAAAACTTTGGAAGAATTTGCTAAATGTAAGAAGATTAGAAGAAAGGTTTTAAGTTACTTACAGTACGTTGGTGCTGGTTCACCAGAAGCCAAATCATCTGAGGTTGCTGCTTTAGATGAAGAGTTTTTGGGTAGTTTGATTGGAGCAAATGAACAATTGGTAGAGTCGTTTAAGAGATTCGATTTTAGAGCTGGTTATTCAAAAGACAATCCAGCTCCAAACTATGATGATGAAAGCGATAGCGACGAGAGTTATTATACTTCTGAGGAGTCAGAAGAAGAACCCGACGATGTAGAGGAACAGGATGAAAATCTGATTTCTGCTAGGTTGCAGAATGCCACATTACAATCAAAACTGCCACCGCCACCAAGACCATCCAAACCTTCAAATTTACAAAGCTCATTTCAACCAAGACCTAAACTTGACAAAGTTGAAACCAGTGAGTCAATTGAAGGCAATCCTTTTGGTGATAGAAATGCTGTAACGAAATCCGTATATGATTGA
- the SUP35 gene encoding translation termination factor GTPase eRF3 (Translation factor eRF3; shows prion-like aggregation in some, not all, studies; partially complements S. cerevisiae sup35 mutant translation defect; species barrier with S. cerevisiae Sup35p prion; gene not regulated by yeast-hyphal switch), with translation MSDQQNTQDQLSGAMANASLNGDQSKQQQQQQQQQQQNYYNPNAAQSFVPQGGYQQFQQFQPQQQQQQYGGYNQYNQYQGGYQQNYNNRGGYQQGYNNRGGYQQNYNNRGGYQGYNQNQQYGGYQQYNSQPQQQQQQQSQGMSLADFQKQKTEQQASLNKPAVKKTLKLAGSSGIKLANATKKVDTTSKPQSKESSPAPAPAPAAFASQEEKKEEKEAAAATPETKKETSAPAETKKEATPTPAAKKESTPTPATATKKESTPVSNSASVATADALVKEQEDEIDEEVVKDMFGGKDHVSIIFMGHVDAGKSTMGGNILYLTGSVDKRTVEKYEREAKDAGRQGWYLSWVMDTNKEERNDGKTIEVGKAYFETDKRRYTILDAPGHKMYVSEMIGGASQADVGILVISARKGEYETGFEKGGQTREHALLAKTQGVNKIIVVVNKMDDSTVGWSKERYQECTTKLGAFLKGIGYAKDDIIYMPVSGYTGAGLKDRVDPKDCPWYDGPSLLEYLDNMDTMNRKINGPFMMPVSGKMKDLGTIVEGKIESGHVKKGTNLIMMPNKTPIEVLTIFNETEQECDTAFSGEQVRLKIKGIEEEDLQPGYVLTSPKNPVKTVTRFEAQIAIVELKSILSNGFSCVMHLHTAIEEVKFIELKHKLEKGTNRKSKKPPAFAKKGMKIIAILEVGELVCAETYKDYPQLGRFTLRDQGTTIAIGKITKLL, from the coding sequence ATGTCTGACCAACAGAATACTCAGGACCAATTGTCTGGTGCTATGGCCAATGCATCTTTGAATGGAGATCAATCCaagcaacagcaacagcaacaacaacagcaacaacaaaactaCTACAATCCAAATGCCGCTCAATCTTTTGTTCCACAAGGTGGCTACCAACAGTTCCAACAGTTCCAGCCtcaacagcagcaacagcaatatGGTGGATATAATCAATACAACCAATACCAAGGAGGTTATCAACAAAACTATAACAATAGAGGGGGATACCAACAAGGTTATAACAACAGAGGTGGATACCAGCAAAACTACAATAACCGTGGTGGCTATCAAGGATATaaccaaaaccaacaatATGGAGGATATCAGCAATACAATTCGCAacctcaacaacaacagcaacaacaatctcAAGGTATGTCGTTGGCAGATttccaaaaacaaaaaactgAACAACAAGCTTCTTTGAATAAACCAGCTGTTAAGAAAACCCTTAAATTGGCAGGATCTTCAGGTATAAAATTAGCAAATGCTACAAAGAAAGTGGATACCACTAGCAAACCACAATCTAAAGAATCATCTCCAGCTCCAGCTCCAGCTCCAGCTGCTTTCGCTTctcaagaagaaaagaaggaagaaaaagaagctgctgctgctactCCTGAAACCAAAAAGGAAACTTCCGCACCAGcagaaaccaaaaaagaagCTACTCCAACTCCTGCTGCTAAAAAGGAATCAACCCCAACTCCTGCTACTGCTACTAAGAAAGAGTCAACTCCAGTTTCAAACTCTGCTTCTGTGGCAACTGCAGATGCTCTTGTtaaagaacaagaagatgaaattgacGAAGAAGTTGTCAAGGATATGTTTGGTGGTAAAGATCATGTGTCTATTATATTCATGGGTCACGTTGATGCTGGTAAATCTACCATGGGCGGTAACATTTTATACTTGACAGGATCTGTTGATAAACGTACTGTTGAAAAATACGAAAGAGAAGCCAAAGATGCTGGTAGACAAGGTTGGTATTTGTCTTGGGTTATGGACAccaacaaagaagaaagaaacgATGGTAAAACCATTGAAGTTGGTAAAGCCTATTTTGAAACCGATAAAAGAAGATATACTATTTTAGATGCTCCAGGACACAAAATGTACGTTTCAGAAATGATTGGTGGTGCATCTCAAGCTGATGTTGGTATTTTGGTTATTTCTGCAAGAAAAGGTGAATACGAAACTGGGTTCGAAAAAGGTGGTCAAACCAGAGAGCATGCATTATTGGCCAAAACTCAAGGTGtcaacaaaattattgttgtcgTCAACAAGATGGATGATTCCACTGTTGGTTGGTCTAAGGAAAGATATCAAGAATGTACCACCAAGTTGGGTGCTTTCTTGAAAGGTATTGGATATGCCAAAGATGATATCATTTACATGCCAGTATCTGGTTACACCGGTGCTGGTTTGAAAGACAGAGTAGATCCAAAGGATTGTCCATGGTATGACGGACCTTCATTATTGGAATACTTGGATAATATGGATACCATGAACCGTAAAATTAACGGTCCATTCATGATGCCAGTCAGTGGTAAAATGAAGGATTTGGGTACAATCGTTGAAGGTAAGATTGAATCAGGACATGTTAAGAAGGGTACTAATTTGATTATGATGCCTAACAAGACTCCTATTGAAGTTTTAACCATTTTCAACGAAACTGAACAAGAATGTGATACTGCCTTCAGTGGTGAACAAGTCAGATTGAAAATTAAAGgtattgaagaagaagatttgcAGCCTGGTTATGTGTTGACTTCACCTAAAAACCCAGTTAAAACTGTCACAAGATTTGAGGCCCAAATTGCTATTGTGGAGTTGAAATCTATTTTATCCAATGGGTTCTCTTGTGTTATGCATTTGCATACTGCTATTGAAGAagttaaatttattgaGTTGAAAcataaattagaaaaaggTACCAATAGAAAATCTAAGAAACCACCAGCATTTGCCAAAAAAGGGATGAAGATCATTGCTATTTTAGAAGTCGGTGAACTTGTTTGTGCTGAAACTTACAAGGACTACCCACAATTGGGTAGGTTTACTTTGAGAGATCAAGGTACAACCATTGCCATCGGTAAGATTACcaaattgttgtaa
- the IPK2 gene encoding inositol polyphosphate multikinase (Putative inositol polyphosphate multikinase; moderately induced at 42 deg), with the protein MIPTLNSLTPSKHQAAGHDGCLATDSLFIKLTVQQEIDFYTQVQSHDQSVQDAPLGSQLSHWMPTFMGTLTQGDVSKTQTAGSDQSSSAEGQTDKQYIVLSNSYHGFTHPSILDIKLGAKLTDDEVTAPEKIARLQKVSDSTTSGSLNFRICGMKVYNGKSDTKPANELYENMNDSSVSVNINDADDHKYLEFNKFYGRSLSKDNIKEGLELYFNNHLPKAIVKRLLVVFHKRLQLLYNCLLDYEVRIFSGSLLFIYESDLTKWENVTEDNYDTYDSLVREIVDDEDEDDEEFEEDSKKDKTQPLTPLSSLNFIDFAHAKFVEGQGHDENIVQGIENLIDIFNALIAKYD; encoded by the coding sequence ATGATTCCCACTTTAAATTCACTCACTCCTTCTAAACATCAAGCCGCTGGCCATGATGGCTGCCTTGCAACCgattcattatttattaaattgacTGTTCAgcaagaaattgatttctaCACTCAAGTTCAACTGCACGATCAAAGTGTTCAAGATGCTCCATTAGGGTCCCAATTGTCCCATTGGATGCCTACATTCATGGGGACATTAACACAAGGAGATGTATCAAAAACTCAAACAGCAGGTCTGGATCAACTGTCATCAGCAGAAGGACAAACAGATAAACAATACATTGTACTACTGAATTCGTACCATGGCTTTACCCATCCTAGTATATTGGACATCAAGTTGGGCGCCAAATTGACTGACGATGAAGTTACTGCTCCAGAGAAAATTGCCAGGTTACAAAAAGTCAGTGATTCAACTACTAGTGGGAGTTTAAATTTCAGAATTTGTGGTATGAAAGTCTACAATGGGAAATCAGATACTAAACCAGCTAATGAACTATACGAGAATATGAATGACTCGTCCGTATCTGTTAATATAAATGATGCTGATGACCATAAGTATcttgaatttaataaattttacGGCAGATCGTTGAGTAAGGACAATATAAAAGAGGGACTAGAATTGTATTTCAACAATCATTTACCTAAAGCAATCGTTAAGAGATTATTAGTTGTGTTCCATAAACGCCTTCAGTTATTGTATAACTGTTTATTGGACTATGAAGTAAGAATATTTTCTGGGTCATTATTGTTCATCTATGAATCTGATTTAACAAAATGGGAAAATGTTACAGAAGATAACTATGATACATACGATCTGCTAGTTAGAGAAATAGTGGATGacgaagatgaagatgacgaagaatttgaagaagacTCAAAGAAAGACAAAACACAACCGTTGACTCCATTGAGTTCGTTAAATTTCATTGACTTTGCACATGccaaatttgttgaagGTCAAGGACACGACGAAAACATTGTTCAAGGAATTgagaatttgattgatataTTCAATGCTTTAATTGCAAAGTACGATTAG